Proteins found in one Caldisericia bacterium genomic segment:
- a CDS encoding nuclease-related domain-containing protein has protein sequence MTNEAGKSLKKMRKRVLKLSFKNFIIGSIIFIVGVILVTQKVSFLKSLGGFTMVLSLIYYIFGNFQLNKVDRIDYGYKGEIDVAKVLNELPKDFKVINDINVEDKFNIDHLVIGPTGVFVIETKNHKGVITNIGDTLLINNRLFEKDIIKQTLDESYYIKDKIKSSLNLNIFVKPVIVFANPKAYVKSYEVKGVKTISIRMLKSYLLNQKTKIDSDYIEKIYNLFKNF, from the coding sequence ATGACAAACGAAGCAGGAAAAAGTTTAAAAAAAATGAGAAAGAGAGTCTTGAAATTAAGTTTTAAAAATTTTATTATTGGTTCAATTATCTTTATAGTTGGAGTAATTCTAGTCACTCAAAAAGTATCCTTTTTAAAATCATTAGGAGGTTTCACTATGGTTTTAAGTTTAATTTATTATATTTTTGGTAATTTTCAATTAAATAAAGTAGATAGGATTGATTATGGTTATAAAGGCGAAATAGATGTAGCAAAAGTTTTAAATGAACTTCCAAAAGATTTTAAAGTGATAAATGATATCAATGTTGAAGATAAATTTAACATTGATCATTTAGTAATTGGACCAACTGGCGTATTTGTAATTGAGACAAAAAATCATAAAGGAGTTATTACAAATATCGGAGATACATTGTTGATCAATAATAGATTGTTTGAAAAAGACATAATAAAACAAACTTTAGATGAGTCATATTATATAAAAGATAAAATAAAGAGTTCATTAAATTTAAATATTTTTGTTAAACCTGTTATTGTTTTCGCAAATCCAAAAGCTTATGTTAAGTCTTATGAAGTAAAAGGTGTTAAAACTATTTCAATAAGAATGTTAAAGAGTTATTTATTAAATCAAAAAACAAAAATAGATTCAGATTATATTGAAAAAATATACAATTTATTTAAAAATTTTTAA
- a CDS encoding AAA family ATPase, translating to MKTIRSSFNFKVFKTKRILDKLNLLLDKKLIFIEGRAGSGKTTLIKLLFESKDNFIYFSFNEEQKDFRFFLNSLLGKLTKDNFSIPEKDKLNFILNLLEDYEEEFIIILDDVHFIYENKESIELIKKLIENTNQNIKFILASRYKLKEKFYDLILKFEVGIIDDKDLMLNEKEIKEFFEFYNIKIDKRKLDEIYKKSSGWILYLNLISKYYKGDLKLYDLNLIEKFFDEQILSKLSDKESDALKIFTLNETLNKYIIQNYNSNIYEIIKEIVSKNLFIEEVDDSFKIHPVLKEILIKKFGLLEKNFAFKIGELYENNNLFIDSLNIYFKYNEFYKAKEVIKRWGRQLFVKDEVNLIENYLNKLPTNIFDDDLFLIKVEIEKNRGNLKEAENLIKKINTKNLNLDFKKFYFITKGELLYKLGNYKQSLKLLKRFKFENNLEIKRMHLLAVVNFFLEKIQDFEKYINKAIKLAKETKEVYREIKLLNDMAVGLYEPRGMIHEFDLTFKKIEYLMNKNNIPGDPIIFGNIGYINLILGNLNLAEKYATHGLKFARKEDNKLKIIFNLRVLGTIYIRKKEFNKAKNCLEEALLLSEQSPDPSRKIGVLYILSMLYEKLGDFDKSIYYAMEDYKIVNKLSNSLFIAQSNLNLGRIYFSFKKFEESKKHLKEAAKIFEKLNANLYLFETYLYLFLNPLNFPAEKEIYKEKIIEMIKTYGYGFFIKSNFDKDLSNLILKEIESDLKKCYVVQTFGTFKLIVDGIEIKDKEWKRERVKNLFKYLLIKGGKALKDEIYEELFLDLPSKTREINLRVSLSILRKILDKESKKPYILFQKRDLIYLNLDEFYIDFYIFEKLGNEGLEENNKQKILEALDIYKGKFLYEDRYKDFVIYKTNKLEDLYVKLLNRLAFILENENKIEESINLLKKSLEIDPFQDDILKRFFDLLKLKKKKFEYLKIYKEFYEKYKTNWDIDIDEIIKNSKIL from the coding sequence ATGAAAACTATTAGATCTTCTTTTAATTTTAAAGTTTTTAAGACAAAGAGAATTTTAGATAAATTAAATCTTTTGTTAGATAAAAAATTAATTTTTATTGAAGGTAGAGCAGGTTCAGGAAAAACTACTTTAATAAAATTACTTTTTGAATCAAAAGATAACTTTATATATTTTTCTTTTAATGAAGAACAAAAGGATTTTAGATTTTTCTTAAATAGTTTATTAGGAAAATTAACAAAAGATAATTTTTCTATACCAGAGAAAGATAAATTAAATTTTATATTGAATCTTTTAGAAGACTATGAAGAAGAGTTTATCATCATTTTAGATGATGTCCATTTTATTTATGAAAACAAAGAATCTATTGAACTCATCAAAAAATTAATTGAAAATACAAACCAAAATATAAAGTTTATTTTAGCATCAAGATATAAATTAAAAGAAAAATTTTATGATCTGATTTTAAAATTTGAAGTTGGAATAATAGATGATAAAGATTTGATGTTAAATGAAAAAGAGATAAAAGAGTTTTTTGAATTTTATAACATAAAAATAGATAAAAGAAAATTAGATGAAATATATAAAAAAAGTTCTGGTTGGATTTTATATTTAAATCTTATATCAAAATATTACAAAGGAGATTTAAAATTATATGATTTAAATCTTATTGAGAAATTTTTTGATGAACAAATCTTATCAAAATTAAGTGATAAAGAAAGTGATGCATTAAAAATATTTACTTTAAATGAGACATTAAATAAATATATCATTCAAAATTACAACTCAAATATTTATGAAATTATTAAAGAAATTGTTTCTAAAAATCTTTTTATAGAAGAGGTAGATGATAGTTTCAAAATTCATCCTGTTTTAAAAGAGATTCTAATTAAAAAATTTGGCTTATTAGAAAAAAATTTTGCTTTTAAAATAGGAGAATTATATGAAAATAATAACCTTTTTATAGATTCCTTAAATATATATTTCAAATATAACGAATTTTATAAAGCAAAAGAAGTTATAAAGAGATGGGGAAGACAACTTTTTGTAAAAGATGAAGTTAATTTAATTGAGAATTATTTAAATAAATTACCAACAAATATTTTTGATGATGATCTCTTTTTAATAAAAGTAGAGATTGAAAAAAATAGAGGAAATTTAAAAGAGGCGGAAAATTTAATTAAAAAAATTAATACTAAAAATTTAAATTTAGACTTCAAAAAATTTTATTTTATTACAAAAGGGGAACTTCTATATAAACTCGGAAATTATAAACAAAGTTTAAAATTGCTAAAAAGATTTAAATTTGAAAACAACCTTGAAATAAAGAGAATGCATCTCTTGGCTGTTGTTAATTTTTTTCTTGAAAAAATTCAAGATTTTGAAAAATATATAAATAAAGCAATAAAATTAGCAAAAGAGACAAAAGAGGTATATAGAGAAATAAAACTTCTTAATGATATGGCTGTTGGTTTATATGAACCAAGAGGAATGATTCATGAATTTGATTTAACTTTCAAAAAAATAGAATATTTAATGAATAAAAATAATATCCCAGGTGATCCTATTATATTTGGAAATATTGGATATATAAATCTTATTTTAGGAAATTTAAATTTAGCAGAAAAATATGCTACTCATGGTTTGAAATTTGCAAGAAAAGAAGATAATAAATTAAAAATTATATTTAATCTAAGAGTACTTGGGACTATTTATATAAGAAAAAAAGAGTTCAATAAAGCAAAAAATTGTTTAGAAGAGGCTCTACTTTTATCAGAACAGTCTCCAGATCCTTCAAGAAAAATTGGAGTTTTATATATTCTCTCTATGTTATATGAAAAATTGGGTGATTTTGATAAATCTATATATTATGCAATGGAGGATTATAAAATTGTAAATAAGTTATCAAATAGTCTTTTTATTGCTCAATCAAATCTAAATTTAGGAAGAATATACTTTAGTTTTAAAAAGTTTGAGGAATCAAAAAAACATTTAAAAGAAGCAGCAAAAATATTTGAAAAATTAAATGCAAATTTATATTTGTTTGAAACCTATCTTTATCTTTTTTTGAACCCACTCAATTTTCCTGCAGAAAAGGAAATATATAAAGAAAAAATCATAGAAATGATTAAAACTTATGGTTATGGTTTTTTCATAAAGTCTAATTTTGATAAAGATTTATCTAATTTAATTTTGAAAGAGATCGAAAGTGATCTTAAAAAATGTTATGTTGTACAAACTTTCGGAACATTTAAACTCATAGTAGATGGAATTGAAATTAAAGATAAGGAGTGGAAAAGAGAAAGAGTAAAAAATCTCTTTAAATATTTACTTATAAAAGGTGGGAAAGCGCTTAAAGACGAAATTTATGAGGAACTCTTTTTAGATTTACCATCAAAAACAAGAGAAATTAATCTCAGAGTTTCTCTCTCTATACTAAGGAAAATACTCGATAAAGAATCAAAAAAGCCATACATTCTTTTTCAAAAGAGAGACTTAATATACCTTAATCTTGATGAATTTTACATTGACTTCTATATTTTTGAAAAGTTAGGCAATGAAGGTCTTGAGGAAAATAATAAACAAAAAATTCTTGAAGCATTAGATATTTATAAAGGAAAATTTTTGTATGAAGATAGATATAAAGACTTTGTTATTTATAAAACAAATAAGTTAGAAGATCTTTATGTTAAATTACTGAATCGGTTGGCTTTTATTTTAGAAAATGAAAACAAAATCGAAGAATCAATTAATTTACTAAAAAAATCTTTAGAAATTGATCCATTTCAAGATGATATATTAAAAAGATTTTTTGATCTTTTGAAGTTAAAAAAGAAAAAATTTGAGTATTTAAAAATTTATAAAGAATTTTATGAAAAATATAAAACAAATTGGGATATAGACATAGACGAAATAATTAAAAATTCCAAAATTTTGTAA
- a CDS encoding clostripain-related cysteine peptidase — MSSKKFLILIFLLIITFSIIGCKRNVTNPVGVQTEPIANWTLLFYMGGTNNLEDLMFYNINQLEKIGSNPKFNILVQFSKLSENGKATRYYITQDNDMEKINSKPIEIGEVDSADYRVLKDFIIWGIKNYPSNQYALIISSHGGGWTGIIEDEIHKSFMSAIDLQKALREARFETGRKFDVIHIYSCLMGMTEILYQLRDEANFIIASEISQYVFINLDKAIKPLSEFPGVTPKDFAISLVKNFIEGWKNPPFGLESKPQIYTAFNMLEIKNLKDTIDRLSTAILRNFLFYGDYIIEDILSVPPIEKEGLYSTYLDLKYVLETLNKDIRITSYEIKSSINEVLNVLNRFILYKEISPGYVHKDPKLLNLQDASGLSIWLPIQKFSTQFVIDYSKLDFSVDTAWLPVLHNLNPNLPRFLQKARFRNWALYSDDEFSFEFKYPNDEDFKPIKEGNFIYIFGGEFVGFSGERRYFGGDAYMFIEIQKNLAENDIELWAKREIAKIVPLYVEYKDVHKEVTEINGQKAFISISSGIDRVGEKITEAHFYFLSDRTGYNLTYIADSALFPEFIDIFISIAKSFKIY; from the coding sequence ATGAGTTCTAAAAAGTTTTTAATTTTGATTTTTTTATTAATAATAACTTTTTCAATCATAGGATGTAAAAGAAATGTTACTAATCCTGTTGGTGTTCAAACAGAACCCATTGCAAATTGGACTCTTTTATTTTATATGGGTGGAACAAATAATTTAGAGGATTTAATGTTCTATAATATAAATCAACTTGAAAAAATTGGATCTAATCCAAAATTTAACATTCTTGTTCAATTTTCAAAACTTTCTGAAAATGGAAAAGCCACAAGATATTACATAACACAGGATAATGATATGGAAAAAATTAACTCAAAGCCAATAGAAATTGGAGAAGTGGATTCAGCAGATTATAGAGTTTTAAAAGATTTCATAATTTGGGGAATAAAAAACTATCCTTCAAATCAATATGCCTTAATAATTTCATCACATGGTGGAGGATGGACTGGAATTATTGAAGATGAAATTCACAAATCTTTTATGTCTGCGATTGACCTTCAAAAAGCGTTAAGAGAAGCAAGATTTGAAACTGGAAGAAAATTTGATGTTATTCATATCTATTCTTGTCTTATGGGTATGACTGAAATTTTATATCAATTGAGAGACGAGGCCAATTTTATAATTGCATCTGAAATATCACAATATGTTTTTATTAATTTAGATAAAGCAATTAAACCTTTAAGTGAATTTCCAGGAGTTACTCCAAAAGATTTTGCAATCTCATTAGTAAAAAATTTCATTGAAGGATGGAAAAATCCACCATTTGGTTTAGAGTCAAAACCACAAATTTATACTGCCTTTAATATGTTGGAAATTAAAAACTTAAAGGACACTATTGATAGACTATCAACTGCTATTCTAAGAAATTTTCTTTTTTATGGAGATTATATAATTGAAGATATTTTATCAGTTCCTCCAATTGAAAAAGAGGGTCTTTATTCAACATATCTTGATCTAAAATATGTTTTAGAGACTTTAAATAAAGATATAAGAATTACAAGTTATGAAATAAAAAGCTCTATAAATGAAGTTTTAAATGTCCTCAATAGATTTATTCTTTATAAAGAGATAAGTCCAGGTTATGTTCATAAAGATCCAAAACTACTTAATCTCCAAGATGCAAGTGGTTTATCAATTTGGTTACCCATTCAAAAATTTAGTACACAATTTGTAATTGATTATTCTAAACTTGACTTCTCAGTTGATACTGCTTGGCTACCAGTGTTACATAATTTAAACCCAAACCTTCCAAGATTTTTGCAAAAAGCAAGATTCAGAAATTGGGCTCTTTATAGTGACGATGAATTTAGTTTTGAATTTAAATATCCAAATGATGAAGATTTTAAACCAATAAAAGAAGGGAATTTTATTTATATCTTTGGTGGAGAATTTGTTGGATTTAGTGGAGAAAGAAGATATTTTGGTGGAGATGCATATATGTTTATTGAGATACAAAAAAATTTAGCAGAAAATGATATTGAGTTATGGGCAAAAAGAGAAATAGCCAAAATTGTACCTCTTTATGTTGAATATAAAGATGTACATAAAGAGGTAACAGAAATTAATGGACAAAAGGCATTTATATCAATTTCATCTGGAATTGATAGAGTTGGAGAAAAAATAACTGAGGCTCATTTCTATTTCTTATCAGATAGAACAGGATATAATCTTACATATATAGCAGATAGTGCTCTATTCCCTGAATTTATTGATATTTTTATTTCAATTGCTAAAAGTTTTAAAATTTATTAA
- a CDS encoding FHA domain-containing protein, whose protein sequence is MFKKFSLILVLILLALGLFSCKAYPENPSIVKTADINNNPLNYDQHFIAVKGRVVANGTQPSLQLGWYDLADETGTIAILTTPDVPKVGQELWVSGTVIYATKVVGARTLSIVIQEKERRVIGGINTTFIIIIAVIVLVALTLLYLFVFQQRVKPTYIPIKKETPRREQVRYEEPIKQSTIISEPPVSKKASETIIDEGATEPVLAYLIVKSGRRVGASYPLRKKVINIGRESDNDIVLDDPKVSRQHAKMKIEGDTFVIYDLASSNGTFVNNQKITNELLHDGDEIKIGDTIFVFKKI, encoded by the coding sequence ATGTTTAAAAAATTTAGTTTAATTTTAGTGTTGATTCTTCTTGCATTGGGTTTATTTTCTTGTAAGGCTTATCCAGAAAATCCAAGTATTGTGAAAACAGCAGATATTAATAACAATCCGTTAAATTATGATCAACATTTTATAGCAGTTAAGGGTAGAGTTGTTGCAAATGGAACACAACCATCACTTCAACTTGGATGGTATGATCTTGCAGATGAAACAGGTACTATTGCAATTTTAACAACTCCAGATGTACCAAAAGTTGGGCAGGAGTTATGGGTATCTGGAACAGTAATATATGCTACTAAAGTTGTTGGTGCAAGAACACTTTCTATTGTAATTCAAGAAAAAGAAAGAAGAGTAATTGGTGGAATTAACACAACTTTTATAATAATTATTGCAGTAATTGTATTAGTAGCATTAACCTTACTCTATCTCTTTGTTTTCCAACAAAGAGTTAAGCCAACTTATATACCAATTAAAAAGGAGACTCCAAGAAGAGAACAAGTAAGATATGAAGAACCTATAAAACAATCAACAATTATCTCTGAACCACCAGTATCAAAAAAAGCAAGTGAAACTATTATAGATGAAGGAGCAACAGAACCCGTTTTAGCATATTTAATAGTTAAAAGTGGAAGAAGAGTTGGAGCATCATATCCACTTAGAAAGAAGGTTATAAATATAGGAAGAGAAAGTGATAATGATATTGTATTAGATGATCCAAAAGTATCGAGACAACATGCTAAAATGAAAATTGAAGGCGATACTTTTGTTATTTATGATCTTGCTTCATCTAATGGAACTTTTGTAAATAATCAAAAAATCACAAATGAACTTCTTCATGATGGAGATGAAATTAAAATTGGTGATACAATCTTTGTTTTTAAGAAAATTTGA
- a CDS encoding protein phosphatase 2C domain-containing protein: protein MKLKVEVFGNTDRGNLRENNEDSFKIIVKDDFYAFAVCDGMGGHNAGEVASSLAVKYFEDYVNQKGDFAITLGDGTLPSPRDLLKNENLKEFITKTNYKIFKESIKNENYIGMGTTFTGVFIYGNIAKFINIGDSRGYLIRDKNILRITKDHSLLQQEIDKGLSELDAKKYIPKNVITKALGIKESVDGDIYEIELLDKDKIVLVTDGVHDLLRDDEILKICRKNKVKNAVEKIINRAKKLGGFDNITVIVSEIRLEKET, encoded by the coding sequence ATGAAATTAAAAGTTGAAGTTTTTGGAAACACAGATAGAGGTAATTTAAGAGAAAATAATGAAGATAGTTTTAAGATAATAGTTAAAGATGATTTTTATGCATTTGCTGTTTGTGATGGTATGGGTGGTCATAATGCAGGTGAGGTTGCATCAAGTTTAGCAGTAAAATATTTTGAAGATTATGTAAATCAAAAAGGAGATTTTGCTATTACCCTAGGTGATGGAACGCTTCCATCACCTAGGGATTTATTAAAAAATGAAAATTTAAAAGAATTTATAACTAAAACAAATTATAAAATATTTAAAGAATCTATCAAAAATGAAAATTATATCGGAATGGGAACAACATTTACAGGTGTCTTTATTTATGGAAATATTGCAAAATTTATTAATATTGGAGATTCAAGAGGCTATTTAATCAGAGATAAAAATATTTTAAGAATTACAAAAGATCATTCTCTTTTACAACAAGAGATAGATAAAGGATTAAGTGAATTAGATGCAAAAAAGTATATTCCAAAAAATGTAATTACAAAGGCATTGGGAATAAAAGAAAGTGTTGATGGTGATATTTATGAAATTGAATTGTTAGATAAAGATAAAATAGTGCTTGTAACAGATGGAGTTCATGATCTTTTAAGAGATGATGAAATTTTAAAAATTTGTAGAAAAAATAAAGTAAAGAATGCTGTTGAAAAAATTATAAATAGAGCAAAAAAACTTGGTGGATTTGATAACATAACAGTCATAGTTTCTGAAATTAGGTTGGAGAAAGAAACATGA
- a CDS encoding PEGA domain-containing protein, which translates to MIGKIIKNRYKIYDKVGSGGVATVYIARDLLTNEVVAIKILKEELTTSPNYVKRFLREAEIVYNMNHPNIAKVKDFGVEEGIYFIVMEYIEGKTLSQILEEKGVFSIEEAMKVIIQVLEALQYAYEKGVEAHRDIKPQNIMIDKNQNVKVMDFGIARVSFSHTMTQEGSFLGTPYYISPEQAQGKDVDIRSDIYSVGITLYQLITGKPPFDADTPWAVVNMHLTKDVPKIKLPEKYEKLNFILKKALDKNRENRYRTPREFIEDLKKLIDYKVEEKPIIEKAIIEEGKGELFVETEPSHADILINGEKRGISPILIENLPNGKYEITIFKEGYEKKVVNIDIIEGKRAVVKLKLKRSSIEKKPKKLSLLPIFALSIFIIVTLSIYFINRSKGPTNKNSNIVTLGSITVKSDPTGLDIYINGNPTGKKTPFTFSSLEPGNYKIEVFYQNESKSESINLNSGENREIYFNFLIFGKLIIESEPRGAKIFLDGIDTNITTPGVLENVKFGKHQIKLVLTGYEDYLINIDLNQKEKQIKAKLNKILSQNGTLEISTIPEGATVFINEEEVGETPLKLSLEKGIYNIKISLEGYKDYITEVTIEENKVTKLEVKMEEIKKEGVLIIKSTPSANVYINGKYRGTTPLKINLPEGEYTLSLILEGYEKYEKVVKVYSEKEEVIEVNLKKLPITKKSYVVINSTPSKAEVYIDKKFVGLSNGKFEVTPGKHEILLKLEGYLDYLIDIDIKEGETKELNIILTKNP; encoded by the coding sequence ATGATTGGAAAAATAATTAAAAATAGATACAAAATTTATGATAAAGTTGGAAGCGGTGGTGTAGCAACTGTTTATATAGCAAGAGATTTATTAACAAATGAAGTTGTAGCAATTAAAATTTTAAAAGAAGAACTCACAACTTCACCAAATTACGTAAAAAGATTTCTCAGAGAAGCAGAGATTGTTTATAATATGAACCACCCCAATATTGCAAAAGTTAAAGATTTTGGGGTAGAAGAAGGAATTTATTTTATTGTGATGGAATACATAGAAGGTAAAACTCTCTCTCAAATCCTCGAGGAGAAAGGTGTTTTTTCAATAGAAGAGGCAATGAAAGTTATAATTCAAGTTCTTGAAGCGCTTCAATATGCATATGAAAAGGGGGTTGAGGCACATAGAGATATTAAACCTCAAAATATAATGATTGATAAAAATCAAAATGTAAAAGTAATGGATTTTGGGATTGCAAGAGTTTCATTTTCTCACACAATGACACAAGAAGGATCATTTCTTGGCACACCATATTACATTTCTCCTGAGCAAGCACAAGGTAAAGATGTAGATATAAGGAGTGATATATATTCTGTTGGCATAACTCTATATCAATTAATAACTGGAAAACCGCCTTTTGATGCAGATACTCCTTGGGCTGTTGTTAATATGCATTTAACTAAAGATGTGCCAAAAATAAAATTACCTGAAAAATATGAAAAATTGAATTTCATTTTAAAGAAAGCATTAGATAAAAATAGAGAAAATAGATATAGAACTCCAAGAGAATTTATTGAAGATCTTAAAAAATTAATCGATTACAAAGTAGAAGAGAAACCTATAATTGAAAAGGCAATAATAGAAGAGGGTAAAGGAGAACTATTTGTAGAGACAGAACCTTCCCATGCTGATATTTTAATTAATGGAGAAAAAAGAGGTATATCTCCAATACTTATAGAAAATTTACCTAATGGAAAATATGAGATAACAATTTTTAAAGAAGGATATGAGAAAAAAGTAGTCAATATTGACATAATTGAAGGTAAGAGAGCAGTTGTAAAGTTAAAATTAAAAAGAAGTTCTATTGAAAAAAAACCTAAAAAACTTTCCTTATTACCTATTTTTGCTTTATCTATATTTATTATTGTAACTTTATCAATTTATTTTATAAATAGATCAAAAGGCCCTACAAATAAAAATTCAAATATAGTTACTTTAGGCTCAATAACAGTAAAATCTGATCCGACTGGACTTGATATATATATTAATGGAAATCCAACCGGAAAAAAGACACCTTTTACATTTTCTTCTCTTGAACCAGGAAATTATAAAATTGAAGTTTTCTATCAAAATGAATCAAAAAGTGAATCAATTAATTTAAATAGTGGAGAAAATAGAGAGATTTATTTTAATTTTTTAATTTTTGGAAAATTAATTATTGAATCTGAACCAAGGGGGGCAAAAATTTTTTTAGATGGAATAGATACAAATATAACTACTCCAGGTGTTTTAGAAAATGTAAAATTTGGTAAACATCAAATAAAACTTGTTTTAACTGGTTATGAAGATTATTTAATTAATATAGATCTCAATCAAAAAGAGAAACAAATAAAGGCTAAATTAAATAAAATTTTAAGTCAAAACGGAACTTTAGAAATATCAACAATACCAGAAGGAGCAACTGTTTTTATAAATGAAGAAGAAGTTGGAGAAACTCCTTTAAAATTAAGTTTAGAAAAAGGGATATATAATATAAAAATCTCATTAGAAGGATATAAAGATTATATAACAGAAGTGACTATTGAAGAAAATAAAGTAACTAAACTTGAAGTTAAAATGGAAGAAATAAAAAAAGAGGGTGTTTTGATAATAAAATCAACACCTTCAGCAAATGTTTATATAAATGGAAAATATAGAGGCACCACACCATTAAAAATAAACTTACCTGAAGGTGAATATACTCTTTCATTAATATTGGAAGGTTATGAAAAGTATGAAAAAGTGGTAAAAGTTTATAGTGAAAAGGAGGAAGTGATTGAAGTTAATTTAAAAAAACTACCTATTACTAAAAAGAGTTATGTTGTTATAAATTCAACTCCTTCAAAAGCAGAGGTATACATTGATAAAAAATTTGTTGGTTTATCAAATGGTAAATTTGAAGTAACCCCTGGAAAACATGAAATATTACTTAAATTAGAAGGCTATCTTGATTATTTAATAGATATAGACATAAAAGAAGGTGAAACAAAAGAATTAAATATTATTTTAACTAAAAATCCATAA